A DNA window from Xanthomonas campestris pv. campestris str. ATCC 33913 contains the following coding sequences:
- the greB gene encoding transcription elongation factor GreB produces MSRWRPPAEKSTALITPEGHARLKAELDELWRLRRPEVVRALAAAAAEGDRSENAEYTYRKKQLGEIDRRVRYLSKRLEALRVVDTAPTDPQAVFFGAQVELEDADSGELLRYRIVGPDETDAGRGWISIDSPLARALLKKRVDDEFEAQLPSGKHTFVVVVVEYAAT; encoded by the coding sequence ATGAGCCGCTGGCGTCCCCCTGCCGAAAAAAGCACTGCGTTGATCACGCCGGAAGGCCATGCGCGGCTCAAGGCCGAACTGGACGAGCTGTGGCGCCTGCGTCGGCCCGAGGTGGTGCGCGCGCTCGCGGCGGCCGCAGCCGAGGGCGACCGCTCGGAAAACGCCGAGTACACCTATCGCAAGAAACAGCTGGGCGAGATCGATCGCCGCGTGCGTTACCTCAGCAAGCGGCTGGAAGCGCTGCGCGTAGTGGATACCGCGCCGACGGATCCGCAGGCGGTGTTCTTTGGTGCGCAGGTTGAGCTGGAGGATGCCGACAGCGGCGAGCTGCTGCGTTACCGCATCGTGGGGCCGGATGAGACCGACGCCGGGCGCGGCTGGATCAGCATCGATTCGCCATTGGCGCGCGCACTGCTGAAAAAGCGCGTGGACGATGAGTTCGAGGCACAACTCCCGTCGGGCAAGCACACCTTTGTGGTGGTGGTGGTGGAGTACGCGGCAACTTAG
- the rimO gene encoding 30S ribosomal protein S12 methylthiotransferase RimO produces MSQLNPKVGFVSLGCPKALVDSERILTQLRVEGYDIVPSYDAADVVVVNTCGFIDSAVTESLDAIGEAMNANGKVIVTGCLGKRPEQIREAYPQVLAVSGPQDYQSVMEAVHAALPPRHDPFVDLVPDYGIKLTPRHYAYLKISEGCNHRCSFCIIPSMRGDLASRPVDEVLREAERLVRGGVKELLVVSQDTSAYGVDLKYAERPWRDRMYQTRMKALCEGLSELGVWTRLHYVYPYPHVDDVIPLMAEGKLLPYLDIPFQHASPRILKLMKRPGAVEKTLERVQRWKAMCPEITVRSTFIVGFPGETDAEFEALLEFLDQAQLDRVGAFAYSPVEGASANALPDPVPEELKQERLARFMARQAEISAARLEAKIGSVQQCLVDLIEDDIAVARSRADAPEIDGLVHIQNGGELKLKVGDLVDVEITDSDEHDLFGDALPSDPAAQPPRALNLQMV; encoded by the coding sequence ATGTCCCAGCTGAACCCCAAAGTCGGCTTCGTCAGCCTTGGCTGCCCGAAGGCGCTCGTCGATTCCGAACGCATCCTCACCCAGCTACGCGTGGAGGGCTACGACATCGTGCCCAGTTACGACGCCGCCGACGTGGTGGTGGTCAATACCTGTGGCTTCATCGATTCGGCGGTGACCGAGTCGCTGGATGCGATCGGCGAGGCGATGAACGCCAACGGCAAGGTGATCGTCACCGGCTGCCTGGGCAAGCGCCCGGAGCAGATCCGCGAGGCCTACCCGCAGGTGCTGGCGGTCTCCGGCCCGCAGGACTACCAGAGCGTGATGGAGGCGGTGCACGCTGCGCTGCCGCCGCGCCACGATCCGTTCGTGGATCTGGTGCCGGACTACGGCATCAAGCTGACGCCGCGCCACTACGCATACCTGAAGATTTCCGAAGGCTGCAATCACCGCTGCAGTTTCTGCATCATTCCTTCCATGCGCGGCGACCTGGCCTCGCGCCCGGTCGACGAGGTGCTGCGTGAGGCCGAGCGGCTGGTGCGCGGCGGCGTCAAGGAGCTGCTGGTGGTCTCGCAGGACACCTCGGCCTACGGCGTGGACCTGAAGTATGCCGAGCGCCCGTGGCGCGACCGCATGTACCAGACCCGCATGAAGGCGCTGTGCGAAGGCTTGTCGGAACTGGGCGTGTGGACGCGCCTGCATTACGTGTACCCGTACCCGCACGTGGACGATGTGATTCCGCTGATGGCCGAAGGCAAGCTGCTGCCGTACCTGGACATCCCGTTCCAGCACGCCAGCCCGCGCATCCTCAAGCTGATGAAGCGGCCGGGCGCAGTGGAAAAGACCCTGGAGCGCGTGCAGCGCTGGAAGGCGATGTGCCCGGAGATCACGGTGCGCTCGACCTTCATCGTCGGCTTCCCCGGCGAGACCGATGCCGAGTTCGAAGCGCTGCTGGAGTTTCTGGATCAGGCGCAGTTGGATCGCGTCGGGGCGTTTGCGTATTCGCCGGTGGAGGGCGCTAGCGCCAACGCATTGCCGGACCCGGTGCCGGAAGAACTGAAGCAGGAGCGTCTGGCGCGCTTCATGGCCAGGCAGGCGGAGATTTCCGCGGCGCGGCTGGAAGCCAAGATCGGCAGCGTGCAGCAATGCCTGGTCGACCTGATCGAAGACGATATCGCGGTGGCCCGTTCGCGTGCAGACGCGCCGGAGATCGACGGCCTGGTGCATATCCAGAACGGCGGCGAGCTCAAGTTGAAGGTGGGCGACCTGGTCGATGTGGAAATCACCGACAGCGACGAGCACGACCTGTTCGGTGATGCGCTGCCGTCTGATCCTGCGGCGCAGCCGCCCCGCGCATTGAACCTGCAGATGGTCTAG
- the xopAC gene encoding uridine 5'-monophosphate transferase XopAC, giving the protein MDKNLNLWDMSTFIQQYGALTADHPTHTPEDSPQTVPSPRSSSAHSPEIQELRSLQETRPARLGARSQSSSSKHGLQQCSSSPSDESFRLHAELAAWCERVETKPSLLAKLGCCAAPPVVGDHREQRREAMERIMRCLDAGQAGTQLTLRDLNLSQLPPGLHRLAHLRDLDVADNVNLTRLPEDLSLCKHLERINADGCSIAALPSKIGALKNLSEISLAFNELRTLPDSIGQCSSLTTIVVPGCKINKLPASLANLTQLKKLDVAANIELSELSPHMNLDDVAVHSTQTRLGLMHRIFKAPTFDPETRQRLSYQASALRDRWAALSHHLSPQARARVDQMREGASTTLSSQDHKASTAWKTATEKVSSWAEEGAPITLDRIFKLNQLLLPEGDDDNDPIGGQLRKVGIQAAPSNTWTECRYPPPETLKDEMAKFSGWLEHSEQQAHARDALGHIEFAAQLHQRLVSLHPFDDANGRTARLAMDWALQRHGLPPAPPVGEASRLPASFLGGKRVSPEKVVLETLEGIATVMNQVHQ; this is encoded by the coding sequence ATGGATAAAAATCTTAATTTGTGGGATATGAGCACCTTCATCCAGCAGTATGGCGCTCTAACGGCAGATCATCCAACGCACACACCCGAAGATAGCCCGCAAACCGTTCCGTCTCCGCGATCGTCCTCAGCACATTCGCCGGAGATTCAGGAGCTAAGAAGCCTTCAGGAAACGCGGCCTGCCAGGCTTGGAGCGCGCTCCCAATCAAGCAGCAGTAAGCACGGCCTTCAGCAGTGCTCCTCCTCGCCCAGCGACGAAAGTTTTCGTCTGCACGCTGAGTTGGCAGCCTGGTGCGAGCGCGTTGAGACTAAACCCTCACTACTTGCCAAACTGGGTTGTTGTGCTGCGCCCCCAGTAGTGGGCGATCATCGCGAACAGCGCCGCGAAGCCATGGAGCGGATTATGCGCTGCTTAGATGCGGGACAAGCTGGAACGCAGCTGACACTCAGGGACCTCAACCTGTCGCAGCTGCCGCCTGGACTGCACCGCCTTGCGCACCTACGAGACCTCGACGTGGCGGACAACGTGAACCTCACGCGTCTGCCAGAAGACTTGAGCCTTTGCAAACACCTTGAGCGGATCAACGCTGACGGTTGCTCCATTGCGGCACTGCCATCGAAAATCGGTGCACTCAAGAATCTAAGTGAGATTTCTCTCGCGTTCAATGAACTGAGAACCCTTCCAGATTCGATTGGCCAATGCAGCAGCCTGACTACGATTGTGGTGCCCGGTTGCAAGATCAATAAATTGCCTGCAAGCCTTGCCAACTTGACGCAGCTGAAAAAGCTGGATGTTGCAGCCAATATTGAACTGAGTGAGCTGTCGCCGCATATGAACCTGGACGATGTAGCTGTGCACAGCACACAGACGCGATTGGGATTGATGCACCGAATATTCAAGGCGCCGACGTTCGATCCAGAGACCAGACAGAGGTTGTCCTACCAAGCTTCAGCGCTGCGCGACCGGTGGGCCGCGCTATCGCATCATCTATCGCCGCAAGCGCGAGCACGGGTTGATCAAATGCGTGAGGGTGCATCGACCACACTTTCCAGTCAAGATCACAAAGCCTCCACCGCGTGGAAGACTGCCACAGAGAAGGTCAGCAGTTGGGCAGAGGAAGGGGCACCGATCACACTTGATCGGATTTTCAAACTAAACCAACTGCTGCTCCCCGAGGGGGATGATGATAATGACCCAATTGGCGGCCAACTGCGCAAGGTCGGCATACAAGCTGCCCCTAGCAATACATGGACGGAGTGTCGGTACCCTCCGCCCGAGACCCTGAAAGACGAAATGGCGAAGTTTTCCGGATGGCTCGAACATAGTGAACAGCAAGCGCATGCGCGTGACGCGTTGGGACATATCGAGTTTGCCGCACAGCTTCACCAGCGCTTGGTCAGTCTGCATCCTTTCGATGACGCAAATGGCCGGACAGCGCGTCTTGCGATGGATTGGGCGCTGCAACGGCACGGTTTGCCGCCTGCCCCGCCCGTTGGTGAAGCAAGCCGCCTGCCAGCGTCATTTCTTGGGGGAAAGCGCGTCAGTCCGGAGAAGGTTGTCTTGGAAACGCTGGAGGGTATTGCCACGGTTATGAACCAGGTTCACCAGTAG
- a CDS encoding dienelactone hydrolase family protein: MGHWTTLDTPDGQVAAWHATPTTSPRGGLVVIQEIFGVNEHIRAVADDYAARGYEVLAPAFFDLEEKDVQLPYDQQSLQRGLALANAVGLERAVEVVKSAATLLSRAGKVGTVGYCWGGSVALLSAIRLGLPSVSYYGGRNTQLLDETPKAPVMFHFGEQDSSIPPEAIQAHREKLPQMETFVYPTGHAFNRSIDPNHYDADSAERALERTLGFFDAHLG; the protein is encoded by the coding sequence ATGGGTCACTGGACCACGCTCGACACCCCCGACGGCCAGGTCGCCGCCTGGCACGCCACTCCGACCACCAGCCCGCGCGGCGGCCTGGTGGTGATTCAGGAGATCTTCGGCGTCAACGAACATATCCGCGCGGTGGCCGACGACTATGCCGCGCGCGGCTACGAAGTCCTGGCACCGGCCTTCTTCGACCTGGAAGAGAAGGACGTGCAGTTGCCCTACGACCAGCAAAGCCTGCAGCGCGGCCTGGCACTGGCCAATGCAGTCGGCCTGGAGCGCGCGGTGGAGGTGGTCAAATCCGCCGCTACCCTGCTCAGCCGAGCCGGCAAGGTCGGCACCGTGGGCTATTGCTGGGGCGGCTCGGTGGCGCTGCTGTCGGCGATCCGCCTGGGGCTGCCCTCGGTGAGCTATTACGGCGGCCGCAATACGCAGCTGCTGGACGAAACGCCCAAGGCGCCGGTGATGTTCCACTTCGGGGAGCAGGACAGCAGCATTCCGCCCGAAGCGATCCAGGCGCACCGCGAAAAGCTGCCGCAGATGGAGACCTTCGTCTACCCGACCGGGCACGCCTTCAACCGCAGCATCGACCCGAACCACTACGACGCCGACAGCGCCGAGCGGGCGCTGGAGCGCACCCTGGGCTTCTTCGACGCCCACCTGGGATGA
- a CDS encoding HIT family protein — translation MSGPVSNAPATGAFELDARLAADSVFVADGPLSQVRLMDDTRFPWLVLVPRVAEVSEWIDLDGGQQRLLLAEINQLSQLLRVEPQVSKLNIGALGNIVRQLHVHLVGRHPGDAAWPGPVWGSGSAHRFAPDALQERVAAWAQRLR, via the coding sequence ATGAGCGGACCCGTCTCGAATGCGCCCGCCACGGGCGCCTTTGAACTGGATGCGCGGCTGGCCGCCGACAGCGTCTTCGTCGCCGACGGCCCGCTGTCGCAGGTGCGGCTGATGGACGACACCCGCTTCCCGTGGCTGGTGCTGGTGCCGCGGGTGGCCGAGGTCAGCGAGTGGATCGACCTGGATGGCGGCCAGCAGCGTCTGTTGCTGGCCGAGATCAACCAGCTCTCGCAGCTGCTGCGAGTCGAGCCGCAGGTGAGCAAGCTCAATATCGGCGCGCTGGGCAACATCGTGCGCCAGCTGCATGTGCACCTGGTCGGCCGCCATCCCGGCGATGCGGCCTGGCCCGGGCCGGTGTGGGGCAGCGGCAGCGCGCACCGGTTTGCGCCCGACGCACTGCAGGAGCGTGTCGCGGCATGGGCGCAACGGCTACGATAG
- a CDS encoding LiaI-LiaF-like domain-containing protein, translated as MKSNVVAALILILVGLLFLANNLGWTNLSLGKLIATWWPAALVACGVGMLFGRGK; from the coding sequence ATGAAATCCAATGTCGTTGCCGCGCTGATCCTGATCCTCGTCGGCCTGCTGTTCCTGGCCAATAACCTGGGCTGGACCAATCTCAGCCTGGGCAAGCTGATCGCCACCTGGTGGCCTGCCGCGCTGGTCGCTTGCGGCGTGGGGATGTTGTTCGGGCGGGGCAAGTAG
- a CDS encoding LiaI-LiaF-like domain-containing protein yields MRYRLIPALFLITLGSLFLLDNLGLARFDLGNLVSTWWPAFLIAAGVRQLLRYRQRTAVTC; encoded by the coding sequence ATGCGCTACCGCCTGATTCCTGCACTGTTTCTGATCACGCTGGGCAGCTTATTCCTGCTGGATAACCTCGGGCTGGCCCGTTTCGATCTTGGCAACCTGGTGTCGACCTGGTGGCCAGCGTTTCTGATCGCCGCTGGCGTGCGCCAACTGCTGCGCTACCGGCAGCGCACGGCCGTGACCTGCTGA